A genome region from Dickeya dadantii NCPPB 898 includes the following:
- a CDS encoding PDC sensor domain-containing protein produces MSASPSRTALAEALFASLIFIGLLGFSTYMVYHKSISTLEQEIKIGLLSNVRAAASTLSGELHQDISARTERDDPVYQQLAVQLERIRQASQDVRYIYTTVLDQDQVRFVVNPSPQNDNDGDGQPDLPPALMQVYDNAPSELVEALREHKTAVSAQPYRDEWGSFISAYAPFYDRQGAFRGVLAMDLELSSFYQRLEALNQVFRKAISTILFLGLVVGLAVWWMRRSSQQVRVQLASREQAYHALLHAASPSQLERLYDWPLPLLFLRGGDHQRPPAYPTATAADPLPSGSVQAQQANLDEWWRNAAPSLLPCPNSVLAITTDKTLEAHFSPDCCQHFWLQSFQLWRQLAQQPLTIEVSQREEALLHWVLDVRLTRCGEPDGAVAEDPDWWQRFLRWQTEAESAQVTIRQATHGQLLLSWQVPKYPEAL; encoded by the coding sequence ATGAGCGCTTCACCTTCACGTACGGCGCTGGCGGAAGCGCTGTTCGCCAGCCTGATTTTTATCGGGCTGCTGGGGTTCTCCACCTACATGGTCTACCACAAGTCGATCAGTACGCTGGAGCAGGAGATCAAAATCGGGTTGCTGTCGAACGTGCGGGCGGCGGCCTCCACGCTGTCTGGCGAGTTACATCAGGACATTAGCGCGCGCACCGAGCGCGATGACCCGGTGTATCAGCAACTGGCGGTGCAACTGGAACGCATTCGACAGGCCTCGCAGGATGTGCGCTACATCTATACCACCGTGCTGGATCAGGACCAGGTGCGGTTTGTAGTGAACCCCAGCCCGCAAAATGACAACGATGGCGACGGCCAGCCGGACTTGCCGCCGGCGTTGATGCAGGTGTATGACAATGCGCCGTCGGAGCTGGTTGAGGCACTGCGGGAGCACAAAACCGCGGTGTCGGCGCAGCCGTATCGGGATGAATGGGGCTCTTTCATCAGCGCCTACGCGCCTTTTTATGATCGGCAAGGCGCGTTTCGCGGTGTATTGGCGATGGATCTGGAGCTATCGAGCTTTTATCAGCGGCTGGAGGCGCTCAATCAGGTATTTCGCAAAGCGATCAGCACCATTCTGTTTCTCGGGCTGGTTGTCGGGCTGGCGGTATGGTGGATGCGGCGCAGCAGCCAGCAGGTACGCGTGCAGTTGGCAAGCCGTGAACAGGCTTACCACGCGCTACTGCATGCCGCATCGCCTTCGCAACTGGAACGATTGTATGACTGGCCGTTGCCGTTGCTATTCCTGCGCGGCGGCGATCATCAACGGCCGCCGGCGTATCCCACGGCAACGGCTGCCGATCCTTTGCCGTCGGGAAGCGTCCAGGCACAGCAGGCAAACCTGGACGAATGGTGGCGAAACGCGGCGCCGTCGCTGCTTCCCTGTCCGAATTCGGTGCTGGCGATTACGACGGACAAAACGCTGGAGGCGCATTTCTCACCGGACTGTTGCCAGCATTTCTGGCTACAGAGTTTTCAACTGTGGCGGCAACTGGCGCAGCAGCCGCTGACGATCGAGGTGAGCCAAAGGGAAGAGGCGTTGCTGCACTGGGTGCTGGATGTTCGATTGACGCGATGTGGCGAGCCGGACGGTGCAGTGGCCGAAGATCCGGACTGGTGGCAGCGTTTTCTGCGCTGGCAGACGGAGGCGGAATCCGCACAGGTGACGATCCGTCAGGCGACGCACGGCCAGCTGTTACTGAGCTGGCAGGTGCCTAAATATCCGGAGGCGCTATGA
- a CDS encoding MFS transporter — MMPRLLPILLIMQTFLIQLVSGINYVTIPVLMNLQGHNNLWIGVAMACEIIGVLLFHQRLSRIIQRMGLMWSTLLLVLLRASLCASMAWQQFYPGWLVSILGYGLCTGMQLILLQTWLNQLPLRRRGVIMGLFSAALSLGVALGPVLLQLTQVSMPQRFWLTALLSLSALLLVWIAHINPLSGTVSAVRFRFVCRHARAILVSALVGGVSFYGLPNFLTLYGISDGLTEERASLLMTMFMLGSVTLGMLVSLLSDWVNRQWIVVFCIFCSVVCAVFLALAVYADYGTTLVLLYVWGGSMGGVYSIGLSLIGDRFHPQQQMSANMSYTMMDSLGGIAGLIGIGFMMDRMGPEGMTMVLVVVGCAFLCYLVWELVEHQTPFQ, encoded by the coding sequence ATGATGCCGCGTTTATTGCCGATACTGCTAATCATGCAGACCTTCCTGATCCAACTGGTTTCCGGCATCAATTACGTCACCATTCCGGTGCTGATGAACCTGCAGGGCCATAACAATCTGTGGATCGGCGTGGCGATGGCCTGTGAAATCATTGGCGTGCTGCTGTTCCACCAGCGGTTGAGCCGCATTATCCAGCGGATGGGACTGATGTGGTCAACGCTGCTGCTGGTGCTGTTGCGCGCCAGCCTGTGCGCCAGTATGGCGTGGCAGCAATTCTACCCCGGCTGGCTGGTCAGCATTCTGGGATACGGCCTGTGTACCGGGATGCAGCTGATTCTGTTGCAGACCTGGCTGAATCAACTGCCGTTGCGCCGACGCGGCGTCATCATGGGGTTGTTTTCCGCCGCGCTGTCGCTGGGAGTGGCGCTGGGACCGGTATTGCTGCAACTGACCCAGGTTTCCATGCCGCAGCGGTTCTGGCTGACTGCACTGCTCAGCCTGAGCGCGCTGCTGCTGGTGTGGATTGCCCATATCAACCCCCTGTCGGGAACGGTGTCCGCGGTGCGCTTTCGCTTTGTCTGCCGCCATGCCCGCGCCATTCTGGTGTCCGCGCTGGTCGGCGGCGTCAGTTTCTACGGTTTGCCCAACTTCCTGACGCTGTATGGCATCAGCGACGGGCTGACGGAGGAGCGGGCATCGTTGTTGATGACCATGTTCATGCTGGGTAGCGTCACGCTCGGGATGCTGGTCAGCCTGCTGTCGGACTGGGTGAACCGGCAGTGGATCGTGGTGTTCTGTATTTTCTGCTCGGTGGTTTGCGCGGTGTTTCTGGCGCTGGCGGTGTATGCCGATTACGGTACCACGCTGGTGCTGCTGTATGTCTGGGGCGGCAGTATGGGCGGCGTTTACAGCATCGGCCTGTCGCTGATAGGCGATCGCTTTCATCCGCAGCAGCAGATGTCGGCCAACATGAGCTACACCATGATGGATTCCCTTGGCGGCATCGCCGGTCTGATTGGCATCGGCTTCATGATGGACCGTATGGGGCCGGAAGGCATGACGATGGTGCTAGTCGTGGTTGGCTGCGCGTTTCTTTGCTATCTGGTGTGGGAACTGGTCGAACATCAGACGCCTTTTCAATAA